One region of Salvelinus sp. IW2-2015 linkage group LG6.1, ASM291031v2, whole genome shotgun sequence genomic DNA includes:
- the LOC111965386 gene encoding rho GTPase-activating protein 24-like: MELPCLPTETPTTASSCSTDPLYDNCLPHAGRGRDRGFREMERKRESGGLCNPAVTGILHPSSLPGLAPAAAVVPTLGMGRDGRGGERGAGVLPAHSHCSWGSLGRQGWDMGTNRGERGRERGGGNKGVQEVESVRHQQSPSPSHSDTHESALSVYDNLHAVTPTEDAAMETTVTFPTPQRFLRVPVPVSGLMEDGGVSGESSSWSSCEILLAGSSASNVPDQYQDLDPELDFNQDEPMFQLQPLIHPQPHRPDNFSHLQPLVPPLQASAAHPVEPLQPSGPIPVPVPGARVPPPLPLADPSASALRSLLTSLQQQIARQREEYEERIHSLEERNEALQVEVFDLRASLAQQRRWYSVVQAKILESERGRAAADLRNAALQREMEQFFDTFGELNNEAKKTEKIVRSF, from the exons ATGGAGCTACCCTGCCTGCCCACCGAAACCCCCACCACAGCCAGCTCCTGCTCCACCGACCCCCTGTACGACAACTGTCTACCCCACGccgggagagggagggatagagggtttagggagatggagagaaaaagggaaagtGGGGGACTTTGCAACCCTGCTGTAACCGGAATccttcacccctcctccctccctggccTGGCCCCAGCTGCAGCTGTGGTTCCCACACTGGGAatggggagagatggaagaggaggggagagaggggctggCGTGCTGCCAGCTCACAGTCACTGCAGCTGGGGAAGCCTGGGAAGGCAGGGCTGGGACATGGGgacaaacagaggagagagaggacgagagagaggaggagggaataaGGGAGTGCAGGAGGTGGAGAGCGTTCGGCATCAGCAGAGCCCCAGCCCGAGCCACAGCGACACACACGAGAGCGCTCTTTCCGTCTACGACAACCTTCACGCCGTGACCCCTACCGAGGACGCTGCCATGGAAACCACTGTGACTTTCCCCACGCCCCAGCGCTTCCTGAGGGTCCCGGTGCCGGTCTCGGGgttgatggaggatggaggggtcAGCGGGGAGAGTAGCTCCTGGTCTTCCTGTGAAATCCTCCTTGCAGGGAGCAGTGCCAGCAATGTACCAGACCAGTACCAAGACCTTGACCCAGAACTGGACTTTAACCAGGACGAGCCCATGTTCCAACTCCAGCCATTGATCCATCCACAACCCCATCGACCAGATAACTTCTCCCATCTCCAGCCCCTTGTCCCACCTCTACAGGCTTCTGCCGCCCATCCAGTAGAGCCTCTMCAGCCTTCTGGTCCTATCCCTGTACCTGTCCCTGGGGCCCGGGTTCCCCCTCCCCTGCCCTTGGCAGACCCCTCAGCCAGCGCCCTCCGCAGCCTCCTCACCAGCCTCCAGCAGCAGATagccaggcagagagaggagtatgAGGAACGCATACACAG tcTGGAAGAGAGGAACGAGGCTCTCCAGGTAGAGGTGTTTGACCTCCGGGCCAGCCTGGCTCAGCAGAGGCGGTGGTACTCTGTGGTCCAGGCTAAGATCTTGGAGTCAGAGAGGGGCCGTGCTGCAGCAGACCTCCGAAACGCAGCCCTGCAGAGGGAGATGGAGCAGTTCTTTGACACCTTCGGAGAGCTCAACAACGAGGCCAAGAAGACGGAGAAAATTGTCAGGAGTTTCTGA